ACAGCACCTGGCGGCCCTTCGCCAGCGCGGCGAGCTTGGCACCGACGGCGCGGGCGACACCGCCGCCGATTCCGGCATCGACCTCGTCGAACACCAGGACCGGGGTGTCGTCGGCGTCGGCGAGGGCCAGCCGCAACGCCAGCGCGATGCGGCTGCGCTCACCGCCGGACGCGAAGCGTCCCAGCTCGAGCGCTGGCTCGCCGCGGTTGGCCGCGAGCAGGTAGTCCACGCGGTCAGCGCCGTCCGGCCCCGGCGGCGTCGGGCTCAGGTGGATCTCAAGGCGCGCGCCCGGCATTGCCAGCTCGTCGAGGTGTCCGCCGACCACCTCCTCGAGCCGCTTGGCCACACCGGTCCGCACCTCGCGCAGCGCGACCGCCGCCTGCTCCACCTCGTCGCCGAGGCGAGCGAGCTGCGCCTCGAGCTCCTGCTCACGCTGGTCGTCGGTGGCGAGCTCGTCGACGCGCGCCCGCGCTGCGGTCGCGTACGCGATCACCTCACGTGTGTCCACCCCGTACTTGCGCACCAGCTGCGCGATCGCCGACCGCCGGGTGCGCAGCTGGTCGAGCGCCACAGGGTCGATCTCGACGCCGTGCGCGTAGCTGCTGAGCTCCAGCCCGAGGTCCTGTGCCTCGGCGGCCACCTGCTCGAGCCGCTGGAGCAGCTCGTCGAGCACCTCGTCGACCCCGGACATGCCGCGCAGCTCGGCGACGGCCGCGCCCAGGGCGTCGCGCGCTCCCTGCTCCCCGGTCAGCAGGTCCGCCGACTGCCGTGCCGCGAGCATCAGCCCCTCGGCGTGCTCCATGCGGCGCAGCTGTGCGTCGAGCTGTGCCTCCTCGTCAGCGGCGGGGTCGACGGCGTCGATCTCATCGAGCTCGAAGCGCAGCCGGTCCTGCTCGCGCACGCGCTGACGGTGCGCGGCCTGGAGCGTCTCGAGGTCGCGGCGGGCCTGCACCCACGCGTCGTGAGCCGCGCGGTAGGTCGACAGCGCGGCGGTGGCGGGCGGTCCGCCGAAGCGGTCGAGCAGGTCACGTTGGGCGGTCGCCGTGGTCAGCCGCGTCGAGTCCTGCTGCCCGTGCATCTCGATCAGGCCGGCGGTGACCGCACGCAGGGCGGACACGGGTGCGAGATGGCCGCCGACGCGGGCGCGGCTGCGTCCGCCTCCATCGGAGGCCGCGACTTCGCGCGCGATGACGAGGTCGTCGTCGGCGCTGTCGGCCCAGTCCGCCGCGGTGTCGGGGACCGGGTGCAGGCGCGCCTCGGTGACCGCGACGTCGGCGCCCTGCCGGACCTGCGGTGCGCTGGCGCGGGCACCTTGCAGCAGCTCAAGGGCCGAGATGATGATCGTCTTGCCCGCACCGGTCTCGCCGGTGAGCACGTTCAGGCCTGGCGCGAGCCGCAGCATCACGTCCTCGATCACACCGAGATCACGCAGGTGCAATTCGTCGAGCATCGCTCTCCCCGCGTCACCGCAGCCCGAACTTCTCCCGGACGCGATCGTAGAAGTTGAACGGGTTCAGCCGTGCCATCTGCGCCGGCACGGCACCACGCGTCACGCGCACCTCACCGCCGGGTGGCACGGCCAATGACTCGCGGCCGTCCAGGCTGACAACGCAGGGATTGCGTCCCTCCGCGCCCGGCCGGATGTGGATCATCTCGGTCGGATCGACGACCATCGTCCGGTCGAACAACGTGTGGGGCGCCACCGGCGTCAGCAGCAGCGCCTCCACGAGCGGCGACAAGATTGGTCCGCCCGCGCTGAACGCGTAGGCGGTCGACCCCGTCGGACTGGCGCAGATCAGGGCGTCGGCCGGGATGCTGGTCAGGTGCGTCGCACCGATCGCGACGTCCAGCACGATGAGGCGCTCCGGTTGGCGGCGCTCGACCGACGCGTCGTTCAGCGCCCAGCTCTCGGCCACGACGGTGCCGTCGGCGTCGTGCACGGTGACCGACAGGGTCATGCGGTCCTCGACCTCGTAGCGCCCGGCGATCAACCGGTCCAGCGCCCACGGCACGTCGGGCTCCTCGCACTCGGACAGGAAGCCGAGGCGACCCAGGTTCACGCCGAGCAGCGGCACGCCGGCGTCGCGCGCCAGGTAGGCGGCGCGCAGGAACGTGCCGTCACCGCCGAACACCAGAACGACGTCGAGGTCGTCAGCGAACTCCCCCGGCGCCACGATGTCCAGCATGTCCGACGATGACCAGTCGTCGGTCTTGCAGGCGACGACCCGCAGGTCCGCCGCATGCAGGCGCGCGGCGGCGGCGATCGCGGCCGACCGTGCCGCGACCCGCCCGGGGTGCACGATCACGCCGAACGTGCGCGCGGGCCGATGGGCCTGCCGGCGCAGGCGGTCGTTGTCGCCGGGCTGGGCAGCCGACTCGCGTGAGGTCACCACGCGATGCTAACCGTTCGTCCGCGCCCGAAGCGCCGTCCCCTGCGCCAGCAGAGCGTCGCGCAACGGCGCCCAGTCGACGGGGTCGCCGTCACCCGTCCCTGGTGCGCGGTCGCCGCTCCGGCTCCTGTCCCGCAGCCAGACGAAGAACTCGATGTTGCCGGCCGGCCCCGGAAGATCCGAGACGGTCGCACCAGCGACAGTCAGGTCGAGGTTGGCGGCGGCGTCGCGCACCGCGTCGAGCGCACGGCCCCACGCGTCCGGGTCCTGCACGACCCCGCCGCGGCCCACATGGTCCCTGCCGACCTCGAACTGTGGCTTGGCCAGGCAACACCAGTCGACTCCAGCACCCAGCAGGGTCCGCAGTGGTGGTAGCGCCGTCCGCAGCGAGATGAACGACAGGTCGGCGACCACAAGATCGGGCTGGGACCCGGCGAGGTGGTCCACGGTGAGATCGCGCACGTGCGTCCGCTCGACGACCACGACACGCTCGTCCGTGCGCAGCCGCCAGGCGAGCTGTCCGTAGCCGACGTCCACCGCGACGACGCGCGCTGCGCCGCGGGCCAGCAGTACGTCGGTGAACCCGCCCGTCGACGCTCCGACGTCCAGGCATTCGCGGCCGGTGACCGCCAGGTCGAAGCGGTCGAGCGCCCCGTCGAGCTTGTCCCCGCCACGTGACACCCATCTGCGGGCCGGGCCGGTCACCACGATCTGCTGGTGCGTCGACACCTGTGTCGCCGGCTTGCGTCCGGGCGCGCCGTCGACCGTCACGAGGCCGGCGGCGATGACCTCCTGCGCGGCCTGCCGGCTGGCGACCAGTCCCCTGCGCACCAGCTCGCGGTCGAGGCGCACCCGCCCGCGAGGACGCCTCACCGCGCGCCCTGTCTCCTGCCGCGAGACCGCTTCGTGCTCACCGCGACGCGTCGTCGGGAGCGCGGTTCCGGCGCAGCAGTTCGTCGAGCTCCGCCGTCAACGATTCGTGGACGAATTCCAGCGTCTCGGCCTGCTCTTCGGACGACTGCTCCGCGATGCCGTCGAGACGCGCGCGGCACGCCGCCAACCGGTCCACGCTCACGGCGCACCACCCCCCTGCCCGACGTCACGGGCATCCAGCTCGGCGCGCAGCGCGTCGACCTGCCGCCGAAGCGCCTCGAGCTCCTCGGACGTGACGAAGCCCGCCCGCTCGATCGTCCGCTCGACCTCGCCGCGCACGAGCCTGGCAAGCGCACCGCTGCCCTCGACTGACCGCGCGATGATCTCCTCGACGACGCGCTCCGCGTGCTCCGCGGCGACCTCGCCCTGACGTACGAACTGCGCGAGCGCACGCTCGGTGACGCCGAGCGTGGTTCGGGTGAGGTCCGATGCCAGCTCGGCATAGCGACCGAGGCCGTCGGCCGGCCGGCCGTGGGGCTGCTGGTCCTTCTCCATGGTCATGGGACGTCCTCGGTCGTCACCTCGGCACCGGCTGGATGCACATCGTGCCATCAGCCACGGTATCCGCCCGTGCGCCGGGCGACGCGCTCCGCGGCGCGCGCGTACGCCGGTCGTGGCGTCAGCGCGTTCGCGAGCTTGAAGTGCTTCGCCGCCAGGGTCAGCCGGCCCTGCCGCTCCAGCGCCCGCCCGAGGCCGTAGTGCGCATAGGCGTTGCTGGGATCCAGCACCAGCGCGCGTTCGAACTCGCTGCGCGCGCGGCGGATCCGCGAGGTCGCAAAGCACGCCCGGGCCAGCGCCTCACGTAGCGACGCCGAGTCCGGCTCCCGCTCCACCGCCTGCTCCAGCGGGGCGATCGCGCCCGCCGGGTTCCCGTCGGCGAGCAGCCGGCAGCCCTCGCGGTACAGGTCGTACACCGCCGGGACGGCGTCGGCCGGCTGCTCGCTCATCGGTGCTGTCCCTTCCGATCGACGATCCTCTCCAGTATGGCGGGTACGGCGGGGCGACGTGTCAGCGCAGTGGTCACCGCGGGGACGACCACCGACCACATACGATGGGCCGACCATGACCGTGAGCCCACCCCTGCCCCCTCCAGGGGACGATGCGCCGGTGCTGGTCGACGACGGCTGGCGCTGCACGGCGGGTGTGGACGGCACCGCGATCGCCTGGCGCCGCGACGGACCGGCCACCCACGCGGCGGGCACGCCGGTCGTGCTGTGCAACGGCATCGCGTGCTCGACCCACTACTGGACGGCGATGACGGCGCATCTCGCGGCCGATCGTCCGGTCGTGCAGTGGGACTACCGCGGACACGGTCGCAGCGACGCACCGGCCCGGCCGGACGCGACGACCGTCGGCCACCTCGCGGAGGACCTCGCGGCGGTGCTGCGGGCCGCCGGCGCCGAGCCCGCCGTGCTCGTGGGGCACTCGTTCGGCGTGCAGGTCGTGCTCGAGGCGGCACGTCGTCTGCCACGGTCGACCGTCGCCGCGGTCGTCGCCGTCGCCGGCGCGGCGGGTGCACCGCTGCCGCGCGGCGCGACCCGGCCGTGGATCGGGCCGCTGGAGCTGATGGCGCGCGCACACGACCGCCGTCCCGACCGGGCGGGCGACGCGTGGCGCACCTGGTGGCGCAGCCCCGTGCCCCACATGCTGGCACGTGCGATCGGCGGCACCAGCGCCGCAGCGCCACGGGCGGTCATGGCGTCGTACTACGAGCACGTGTCCACCCGCGACGTCGGCGTCCTGCTGGCCATGCTCCGCGCCATGCAGCACCACGATGCCGCCGACGTCGTTCCGTCCCTGGAGGTGCCGCTGCTCGCGCTGGCCGGCGACGCCGACCGGTTGACACCACTGCCCGTCATGGCGAGCCTGGCCCTTGCGGCCCCGGACGGCGAGCTCGCGGTCTGCCACGGCGGGACGCACACGTTGCCCGCGGAGCGACCGGACTGGGTGGTGGCGCAGGTGGGACAGTTGCTCAAGCGGATCGACACCGGACGCCGACCGCACCTGCCGGTCGCGACACCGGCATGAGGGACCCCGTGGAGACCCACGACACCGGCCACACCGAGACGGTCTGGCTGACACCGCGCCGCCTGGCCAACCTGGTCCTCGTCCTGGTCATCGCATTCGCGACACTGACCGTCATCCGGGCACTGCGGACGGTGCTGGTCATGGTCGCGGTGTCGCTGTTCCTGTCCTTCGCGATGGAACCGGCCGTCCAGTGGCTGTCGCGGCGCGGGATGCGCCGCGTGTTCGCCACCTCCGTCGTGTTCGTGTTCGGCCTTCTCACCCTCGTCGGGACGTTCGCGCTGATGCTGCCGCTGTTCATCACCCAGCTGACGGAACTGGCGGCCAACGTGCCCGACATGCTCAACCGGATCGACGCCGACCTCGTGTCACGCCTGCCGCTGGGCATCGACCTGAACGCCAGCCCTGACCTGCGACGCGAGCTGCTGGCCTTCGGCGACGGCCTGACCACGCAGTTCCGCAACGTGCTGCTCGGTGCCGCCAGCGAGGTCGTCAGCCTCGGGCGCACGGCGGTCGGGCTGCTGTTCCAGCTGGCCACGATCGGCCTGCTCACCTTCTACCTTGTCGCCGACGGGCCACGCTTTCGGCGCGCGCTTGCGGTGCCGCTGCCCCCCGACCGCCAGCGCGAGATGTTCGCGATCTGGGAGATCGCGGTCGCCAAGACCGGCGGCTACATCTACTCGCGCATCCTCCTGGCGGTCGCCGCGGCTGTCGTGCACGCCACCTTCTTCTTCGTGATCGACCTGCCCAGCCCGATCCCGTTGGCGGTGTGGATCGGCGTGACCAGCGCATTCGTGCCGGTGATCGGCACCTACCTCGGTGCGCTCGCCGCGGTCCTCGTTGCGTTCGTCAATGACCCGATCGACGCCCTGTTCGTGGCGGTCTTCGCGGTCGCCTACCAGCAGATCGAGAACTACGTCGTCGCGCCGCGGATCCAGAGCACCACGATGAACGTCCACCCCGCGATTGCCTTTCTCTCCGTCGTCATCGGTGGCACCCTGCTCGGTGCGGTCGGCGCCCTGCTCGCGCTGCCAGCGACGGCCGTCATCCAGGCGCTGCTGTCGACGTACGTCCGGCGCCACGAGCTCATCGACGAGCTGCGCGACGTGCCGCTCCCGTCGGACCTCGAGCCCGACCCGTGGGCACCCGACGACTCCATGCACCCCGGTCACGGGCATGCGGGCCGGAGGCCGGGGGGCACGAGCGACGAGGAGGTCGTGGCATGACCGACGACGTCGAGGAGCTGCCCGGAGGGATCCTGCAGCTCGACACCTGGACGGCCGGCGTGTCGAAGGTGACCGCGGGCTTCCTGATCCAGGCGCCCCGGCCGGCCCTGATCGAGTGTGGACCGTCGCTCACCGTCGACCGCGTGATCGACACGCTCGCCCGGGTGGGTCTGGATCCCGACGACCTCGCACACCTGGTCGTGAGCCACATCCACCTCGACCACGCCGGCGGCGCCGGCGACGTCGCGCACGCGTTCGACTCAGCCACGATCGTCGTCAGCAGCATCGGTGCTCCACACCTCGTCGACCCGAGCCGCCTCAACACCAGCTCCCGACGGGTCTACGGCGACCTGATGGACGTCGTGTACGGCGAGTGCACACCGATCGCAGCCGACCGCATCGTGGGGATCGGTGAGCGCTCGCAGCTCGATCTCGGCGGTGGGCGCGTGCTCGACCTGTTCGCGACACCGGGACACGCCAAGCACCACATCAGCGCCCTGGACAGTGACACGGGGGCGCTGTTCGTCGGTGACTCCGTCGGTGTCAGGACGCCCGACACCGGTCCGCTGCGGCCAGCCACGCCACCACCGGACTTCGACCTCGAGCAGGCGCAGGCGACGTTGCAGCGGTACCGGGACCTCGACCCGCAGCGCGTCTACCTCGCCCACTACGGGGCGATCGATCCTCCCCAGGACAGCCTCGCCGACGCCAGCGAGCGGCTGGCCGCCTGGGCGGCGGTCGCACGTGACGCGGTGGCCGAGCACGACGAGCTCGACCACGTCGCCGACACGCTGGCGAGGCGGTTCGCCGCCGACATCGTCCTGCCTCGCGACGACCGGGAGGCAGAGCAGCGGGTGAAGCTCCTGGGAGGGTTCCGCTTGAACGCGATGGGGCTGCTGCGCTACTGGCGCACGCGCTTCGAGGCCGAGTCCGCCACGGAGTGACCGTCATCGACGTCCGCCGCCGCCAGGCGCTCGGACACGTCGAGGAACTCCGGATCCACCGTAGCGATGGCCTGCAGGTAGCTCGTCGCGGCGTCGGGATCACCGCGCTGCTCCTCCAGGTCGGCCGCGAGGTACCACAGCCGCAGGTGGTAGGGCTCGACCCTCCGGGGCTCCAGATCGATGCGGTGCAGCGCGGCCAGCGCCGCATCGGGGTCCCCGCCGTCGGCACGGGCACCAGCGACGACCAGCAGCCCCTCGGCGACGCGGTCGGGGGACACGTCTGCGGCGATCATCTCGTCGACGAGGTCCTCGGCCTTCTCCGGCTGGCCGTTCGCCCGCGCGC
This window of the Euzebyales bacterium genome carries:
- a CDS encoding tetratricopeptide repeat protein codes for the protein MSEQPADAVPAVYDLYREGCRLLADGNPAGAIAPLEQAVEREPDSASLREALARACFATSRIRRARSEFERALVLDPSNAYAHYGLGRALERQGRLTLAAKHFKLANALTPRPAYARAAERVARRTGGYRG
- the recN gene encoding DNA repair protein RecN → MLDELHLRDLGVIEDVMLRLAPGLNVLTGETGAGKTIIISALELLQGARASAPQVRQGADVAVTEARLHPVPDTAADWADSADDDLVIAREVAASDGGGRSRARVGGHLAPVSALRAVTAGLIEMHGQQDSTRLTTATAQRDLLDRFGGPPATAALSTYRAAHDAWVQARRDLETLQAAHRQRVREQDRLRFELDEIDAVDPAADEEAQLDAQLRRMEHAEGLMLAARQSADLLTGEQGARDALGAAVAELRGMSGVDEVLDELLQRLEQVAAEAQDLGLELSSYAHGVEIDPVALDQLRTRRSAIAQLVRKYGVDTREVIAYATAARARVDELATDDQREQELEAQLARLGDEVEQAAVALREVRTGVAKRLEEVVGGHLDELAMPGARLEIHLSPTPPGPDGADRVDYLLAANRGEPALELGRFASGGERSRIALALRLALADADDTPVLVFDEVDAGIGGGVARAVGAKLAALAKGRQVLCVTHSAQLAAHADAHFLVTKESTPDGRTRSHVEQLDRDARVAELSRMLSGSADSDVAARHADELLATVRAP
- a CDS encoding NAD(+)/NADH kinase, producing the protein MTSRESAAQPGDNDRLRRQAHRPARTFGVIVHPGRVAARSAAIAAAARLHAADLRVVACKTDDWSSSDMLDIVAPGEFADDLDVVLVFGGDGTFLRAAYLARDAGVPLLGVNLGRLGFLSECEEPDVPWALDRLIAGRYEVEDRMTLSVTVHDADGTVVAESWALNDASVERRQPERLIVLDVAIGATHLTSIPADALICASPTGSTAYAFSAGGPILSPLVEALLLTPVAPHTLFDRTMVVDPTEMIHIRPGAEGRNPCVVSLDGRESLAVPPGGEVRVTRGAVPAQMARLNPFNFYDRVREKFGLR
- a CDS encoding phasin family protein, whose protein sequence is MTMEKDQQPHGRPADGLGRYAELASDLTRTTLGVTERALAQFVRQGEVAAEHAERVVEEIIARSVEGSGALARLVRGEVERTIERAGFVTSEELEALRRQVDALRAELDARDVGQGGGAP
- a CDS encoding TlyA family RNA methyltransferase, whose protein sequence is MRRPRGRVRLDRELVRRGLVASRQAAQEVIAAGLVTVDGAPGRKPATQVSTHQQIVVTGPARRWVSRGGDKLDGALDRFDLAVTGRECLDVGASTGGFTDVLLARGAARVVAVDVGYGQLAWRLRTDERVVVVERTHVRDLTVDHLAGSQPDLVVADLSFISLRTALPPLRTLLGAGVDWCCLAKPQFEVGRDHVGRGGVVQDPDAWGRALDAVRDAAANLDLTVAGATVSDLPGPAGNIEFFVWLRDRSRSGDRAPGTGDGDPVDWAPLRDALLAQGTALRARTNG
- a CDS encoding alpha/beta hydrolase, which produces MTVSPPLPPPGDDAPVLVDDGWRCTAGVDGTAIAWRRDGPATHAAGTPVVLCNGIACSTHYWTAMTAHLAADRPVVQWDYRGHGRSDAPARPDATTVGHLAEDLAAVLRAAGAEPAVLVGHSFGVQVVLEAARRLPRSTVAAVVAVAGAAGAPLPRGATRPWIGPLELMARAHDRRPDRAGDAWRTWWRSPVPHMLARAIGGTSAAAPRAVMASYYEHVSTRDVGVLLAMLRAMQHHDAADVVPSLEVPLLALAGDADRLTPLPVMASLALAAPDGELAVCHGGTHTLPAERPDWVVAQVGQLLKRIDTGRRPHLPVATPA
- a CDS encoding MBL fold metallo-hydrolase; its protein translation is MTDDVEELPGGILQLDTWTAGVSKVTAGFLIQAPRPALIECGPSLTVDRVIDTLARVGLDPDDLAHLVVSHIHLDHAGGAGDVAHAFDSATIVVSSIGAPHLVDPSRLNTSSRRVYGDLMDVVYGECTPIAADRIVGIGERSQLDLGGGRVLDLFATPGHAKHHISALDSDTGALFVGDSVGVRTPDTGPLRPATPPPDFDLEQAQATLQRYRDLDPQRVYLAHYGAIDPPQDSLADASERLAAWAAVARDAVAEHDELDHVADTLARRFAADIVLPRDDREAEQRVKLLGGFRLNAMGLLRYWRTRFEAESATE
- a CDS encoding AI-2E family transporter gives rise to the protein MRDPVETHDTGHTETVWLTPRRLANLVLVLVIAFATLTVIRALRTVLVMVAVSLFLSFAMEPAVQWLSRRGMRRVFATSVVFVFGLLTLVGTFALMLPLFITQLTELAANVPDMLNRIDADLVSRLPLGIDLNASPDLRRELLAFGDGLTTQFRNVLLGAASEVVSLGRTAVGLLFQLATIGLLTFYLVADGPRFRRALAVPLPPDRQREMFAIWEIAVAKTGGYIYSRILLAVAAAVVHATFFFVIDLPSPIPLAVWIGVTSAFVPVIGTYLGALAAVLVAFVNDPIDALFVAVFAVAYQQIENYVVAPRIQSTTMNVHPAIAFLSVVIGGTLLGAVGALLALPATAVIQALLSTYVRRHELIDELRDVPLPSDLEPDPWAPDDSMHPGHGHAGRRPGGTSDEEVVA
- a CDS encoding tetratricopeptide repeat protein — translated: MPPPRQPERTRPGLAPPVYRDLKAASGAQLDKVAVAFTEASEALADGDLTRAISVLTDAKGRASRSTVVRESLGIALYLDGQFKEAARELAAYRRMSDRQDQNHLLADCARANGQPEKAEDLVDEMIAADVSPDRVAEGLLVVAGARADGGDPDAALAALHRIDLEPRRVEPYHLRLWYLAADLEEQRGDPDAATSYLQAIATVDPEFLDVSERLAAADVDDGHSVADSASKRVRQ